The Camelina sativa cultivar DH55 chromosome 14, Cs, whole genome shotgun sequence genome includes a window with the following:
- the LOC104738662 gene encoding protein TSS-like — protein MPCKTAEERQVRDRKVFLLHNLFVDVATFRAIKAVQKVMTEPVLAQEDSDVLYSETTGDLSVTVTRDTSNASSKVDTKIDGIQATGLDKKKLMERNLLKGLTADENTAAHDVATLGTISLKYCGYIAVVKIEKESEELSPPSQIVDLLEQPEGGANALNINSLRFLLHKSSSEQNKKTPHQQDDELTSSREFVSKMVEESIVKLEEEDIDRESIMRWELGACWIQHLQDQKNTEKDKKQNSEKSKNELKVEGLGKPLKSLNSSKKKTDVSSPKTTQTAVSSQVDGVSSETDNSAATASLQSDAEKNAQENVLVLKNLLSDAAFTRLKESDTGLHHKSLQELVDLAQNYYTEVAIPKLVADFGSLELSPVDGRTLTDFMHTRGLRMRSLGYVVKLSDKLSHVQSLCVHEMIVRALKHILQAVISAIATDTDNIAIKVAAALNMMLGIPENTAAPPQNTWNVHPLIFRWLEKFLKKRYDYDLNAFSYKDLRKFAILRGLCHKVGIELIPRDFDMDSPAPFRKTDVVSLVPVHKQAACSSADGRQLLESSKTALDKGKLEDAVTYGTKALAKLVAVCGPYHRMTAGAYSLLAVVLYHTGDFNQATIYQQKALDINERELGLDHPDTMKSYGDLAVFYYRLQHTELALKYVKRALYLLHLTCGPSHPNTAATYINVAMMEEGLGNVHVALRYLHKALKCNQRLLGPDHIQTAASYHAIAIALSLMEAYHLSVQHEQTTLRILRAKLGPDDLRTQDAAAWLEYFESKAFEQQEAARNGTPKPDASIASKGHLSVSDLLDYINPSHNAKGKESVAAKRKNYIMKLKEKSKQSNVSEPLADIPREKQKEMSEEETEETGSEEGKSSEENHETVLAPVEEPPSPPVIEEAIMDNSDPITSSEVSTEPQHPDGSEDGWQPVQRPRSAGSYGRRMKQRRASIGKVYTYQKKNVEADIDNPLFQNATQQNGKYYILKKRTASYASYADHHSPNLTAQGTKFGRKIVKTLAYRVKSMQPSSGNTKTAGETSEEDGLKTDASSVVPATQSSTVQSEAYHTKNSVVSLGKSPSYKEVALAPPGSIAKYQVWAPQNEASDKQEGDELERTGLQEEVKAEISANMESTKTQGEEEIKVELLPSEVIVEGTILNENEESGGGIHAEEQVENELINEEGVTDIIHSTAEQEMADQLAADTEDLKEKLLISATDSSDPSRILLPNKKLSASAAPFNPSSPPSIIRPTPIGMNIGPSWPVNMTLHHGPPPPYPSPPSTPNLMQPMSFVYPPPYTQSVPTSTYPVTSGPFHPNQFPWQLNVSDFVPRTVWPGCHPVEFPPPHMITEPIAATVLEPTVILPTDIDTSGVEEGTKKEEEEEEGKRDVAIADEVMDPVNHVSNAVARSEMENGNRKAEDGEKTFSILLRGRRSRKQTLRMPISLLKPYDSQPFKLGYSRVIRDSEAPRSVA, from the exons ATGCCTTGCAAGACAGCAGAGGAGAGACAAGTCAGAGACAGAAAAGTGTTTCTTCTTCACAACCTCTTTGTCGATGTCGCGACTTTCAGAGCCATCAAAGCTGTTCAGAAAGTAATGACTGAGCCAGTGCTGGCTCAAGAAGACTCTGACGTTCTATATTCCGAGACAACTGGAGACTTGAGTGTTACGGTTACAAGGGATACTTCAAATGCAAGTAGTAAAGTGGATACAAAAATTGATGGAATTCAAGCCACTGGTCTGGATAAAAAGAAGCTGATGGAACGGAACCTTCTCAAGGGACTTACTGCTGATGAAAATACTGCTGCCCAT GACGTTGCTACTTTAGGGACTATAAGTCTTAAATATTGCGGTTACATTGCTGTTGTGAAAATAGAGAAGGAGAGTGAGGAGTTAAGCCCACCTTCTCAAATTGTTGACCTCCTTGAACAGCCTGAAGGTGGTGCTAATGCTCTAAACATTAACAG TTTGAGATTCCTTCTCCATAAATCCTCTTCTGAGCAGAACAAGAAAACACCTCATCAACAAGATGATGAGCTCACATCTTCACGGGAATTTGTAAGTAAAATGGTGGAAGAAAGTATTGtaaagcttgaagaagaggatatagACAGGGAGAGTATCATGAGATGGGAGCTTGGTGCTTGTTGGATACAGCATTTACAAGACCAAAAGAATACGGAAAaggacaaaaaacaaaacagtgaAAAATCCAAGAATGAATTGAAGGTTGAAGGGCTTGGGAAACCGCTTAAGTCCCTCAATAGcagcaaaaagaaaacagatgtAAGCAGCCCTAAGACGACGCAGACTGCAGTATCATCTCAGGTTGATGGGGTTTCTTCAGAGACTGATAATTCTGCAGCAACTGCATCTTTGCAATCCGATGCCGAGAAGAATGCTCAAGAAAATGTACTCGTCTTGAAGAATTTGTTGTCTGATGCAGCCTTCACTCGCCTAAAAGAGTCAGATACTGGACTTCATCACAAG tCTTTGCAAGAACTTGTCGACTTGGCACAGAACTATTATACTGAAGTTGCTATTCCGAAACTG GTTGCAGATTTTGGTTCGTTGGAGCTCTCCCCAGTCGATGGTCGGACTCTAACTGATTTTATGCACACAAGAGGTCTTCGGATGCGTTCCTTAGGATATGTT GTGAAGCTTTCAGATAAGTTGTCACATGTACAATCACTGTGTGTTCATGAGATGATTGTAAGAGCCCTTAAACATATCCTCCAGGCGGTGATTTCTGCCATTGCTACTGACACTGACAATATAGCTATAAAAGTAGCTGCTGCTTTGAACATGATGCTTGGGATTCCTGAAAATACTGCAGCACCACCACAGAACACTTGGAATGTACATCCTCTGATCTTCCGGTGGTTGGAGAAATTCTTGAAGAAGCGATATGATTATGATCTTAATGCCTTCAGTTACAAGGATCTACGGAAGTTTGCCATTCTCCGTGGATTATGCCATAAG gttGGTATTGAGTTGATTCCAAGGGACTTTGACATGGATTCTCCAGCACCGTTTCGGAAAACAGATGTGGTCAGTCTGGTCCCAGTGCATAAG CAAGCAGCATGTTCATCTGCTGACGGAAGGCAACTTCTGGAGTCATCTAAAACAGCTTTAGATAAAGGAAAGCTTGAAGATGCGGTTACGTACGGAACAAAG gcTCTTGCTAAACTTGTAGCAGTTTGCGGTCCCTATCACAGAATGACAGCCGGAGCTTACAGTTTACTTGCTGTAGTTCTATATCACACTGGTGACTTTAATCAg GCTACGATATATCAGCAAAAGGCTTTAGATATCAATGAGAGGGAACTTGGACTTGATCATCCAGATACGATGAAGAGTTATGGTGATCTTGCTGTCTTCTATTATAGGCTTCAGCATACAGAGCTGGCTCTTAA GTATGTTAAGCGTGCGTTGTATCTCTTACATCTCACATGCGGTCCATCTCATCCAAACACTGCTGCTACATACATCAATGTAGCCATGATGGAGGAAGGTCTAGGAAATGTACATGTTGCCTTGAGGTACCTTCACAAAGCTCTCAAGTGTAATCAAAGGTTGCTTGGTCCTGATCACATCCAG ACTGCTGCAAGTTACCATGCCATAGCAATTGCACTCTCGTTGATGGAGGCATACCATTTAAGTGTTCAGCATGAGCAAACAACCTTAAGAATCCTCCGAGCAAAGCTTGGGCCAGATGATTTACGTACTCAG GATGCTGCTGCTTGGCTAGAATACTTTGAATCCAAGGCTTTTGAACAACAAGAAGCTGCACGAA ATGGAACTCCTAAGCCAGACGCATCTATAGCCAGCAAAGGGCACCTAAG TGTATCCGATCTACTCGACTATATCAACCCAAGCCATAACGCCAAAGGGAAAGAGAGTGTGGCAGCAAAGAGGAAGAACTATATTATGAAG CTCAAGGAAAAATCCAAGCAGAGCAATGTTTCTGAACCTTTAGCAGATATTccgagagaaaaacaaaaggagaTGTCAGAGGAAGAGACAGAAGAAACTGGATCAGAAGAAGGTAAATCAAGCGAGGAAAATCACGAGACAGTTCTTGCACCAGTTGAAGAACCACCTTCTCCTCCAGTCATTGAGGAGGCTATTATGGATAACAGTGATCCAATTACATCTAGTGAAGTTTCAACCGAGCCACAGCACCCTGATGGTAGTGAAGATGGATGGCAACCAGTGCAAAGACCGAGATCTGCTGGATCATATGGTCGCAGGATGAAGCAGCGACGAGCATCCATCGGGAAAGTATATACATATCAGAAGAAGAATGTTGAAGCTGATATTGATAATCCTCTTTTCCAGAATGCTACTCAGCAGAACGGCAAATACTACATTCTCAAGAAGCGAACAGCGTCATATGCTAGCTATGCGGATCATCATTCTCCTAATTTGACAGCTCAAGGCACCAAATTTGGGAGGAAGATAGTCAAAACCTTGGCGTATCGGGTTAAATCAATGCAGCCGTCTTCTGGTAATACTAAGACTGCTGGTGAAACCTCAGAAGAAGATGGGTTAAAGACAGATGCTTCTTCTGTTGTGCCAGCTACTCAGTCTAGTACTGTGCAAAGTGAAGCCTACCACACGAAAAACTCTGTTGTAAGTCTTGGAAAATCTCCATCATACAAGGAAGTAGCATTGGCACCACCTGGTTCGATTGCCAAGTATCAAGTCTGGGCTCCACAAAATGAAGCTTCAGATAAGCAAGAGGGTGATGAGTTGGAGAGAACAGGATTACAGGAAGAGGTTAAAGCTGAAATCTCTGCAAACATGGAATCTACCAAAActcaaggcgaagaagagatCAAAGTAGAGTTACTACCATCTGAAGTGATAGTTGAAGGAACCATTTTGAATGAAAACGAAGAATCTGGTGGTGGCATTCATGCGGAGGAACAAGTTGAAAATGAATTGATAAACGAAGAAGGTGTTACAGATATAATTCATTCAACCGCAGAGCAAGAAATGGCAGATCAGTTAGCTGCTGATACCGAAGATTTGAAGGAAAAACTGTTAATATCTGCTACAGACTCAAGCGACCCCTCACGGATATTGTTACCTAACAAGAAGCTATCTGCTTCAGCTGCTCCATTCAACCCATCATCACCTCCAAGTATAATACGTCCTACTCCAATAGGAATGAACATTGGACCGTCATGGCCAGTGAACATGACTCTCCATCACGGACCTCCTCCTCCTTACCCTTCACCTCCGTCAACTCCAAACTTGATGCAGCCAATGTCCTTTGTTTACCCACCTCCATACACTCAGTCAGTCCCCACAAGTACTTACCCTGTAACAAGTGGCCCTTTTCATCCCAATCAGTTCCCGTGGCAGCTCAATGTGTCGGATTTTGTACCAAGAACGGTTTGGCCTGGATGCCATCCAGTTGAGTTTCCCCCTCCGCACATGATCACCGAGCCAATAGCTGCAACCGTGTTAGAGCCAACTGTGATTCTGCCAACTGATATTGACACTTCAGGAGTAGAAGAAGGcacaaaaaaggaagaagaagaagaagaaggcaagcGAGATGTGGCTATTGCGGACGAAGTTATGGATCCTGTTAACCATGTGAGCAATGCAGTGGCTCGCAGTGAAATGGAGAATGGAAACCGAAAAGCCGAGGATGGTGAGAAAACTTTTAGCATTTTGTTAAGAGGGAGGAGAAGCAGGAAACAGACACTGAGAATGCCAATAAGTTTGCTTAAACCTTATGATTCTCAACCGTTCAAGCTTGGTTATAGCAGAGTTATCAGAGACAGCGAGGCTCCAAGGTCTGTAGCCTGA
- the LOC104738661 gene encoding pathogenesis-related protein PR-1-like encodes MELRKRKLRAPLHNIFAVTLFLLQLWAATADINHSESSTQSSVTSPSTTGTGVLSSSRLFTGGPLTFRSRWMRRRRHRNKVNRASREFLLAHNLVRASVGEPQLEWDGRLAAYARSWANQRVGDCRLVHSNGPYGENIFWAAQNNWRPAQVVKVWADEDQFYNVNANTCEPHHMCGHYTQIVWKDSTKVGCATVDCSNGGVYAICVYNPPGNYEGENPFGSYTTPIGLLRDDPPAVIGGMA; translated from the coding sequence atgGAGCTCCGTAAACGGAAATTACGAGCTCCGTTACACAACATATTCGCCGTAACGTTATTCCTCCTTCAGCTATGGGCCGCAACGGCCGACATTAATCACAGCGAGTCTTCCACGCAATCTTCTGTTACCTCTCCGTCAACGACGGGCACTGGGGTTCTGTCTTCATCACGGTTGTTCACCGGGGGACCATTGACGTTCAGGTCTAGGTGGATGAGAAGAAGACGACATCGTAACAAGGTCAACAGAGCTAGCAGAGAGTTTCTATTAGCACATAACCTCGTACGAGCGAGCGTCGGGGAACCGCAGCTTGAATGGGACGGGAGATTAGCGGCTTACGCGCGCTCGTGGGCCAACCAACGCGTGGGAGACTGTAGGCTTGTTCACTCTAACGGTCCGTATGGAGAAAACATTTTCTGGGCCGCGCAGAATAATTGGAGGCCCGCACAAGTCGTTAAAGTATGGGCCGATGAGGATCAATTCTATAACGTGAACGCTAACACGTGTGAGCCGCATCACATGTGTGGGCATTACACGCAGATCGTGTGGAAAGATAGTACCAAGGTTGGGTGCGCAACAGTGGATTGCTCAAACGGCGGCGTTTACGCCatttgtgtgtataacccaccGGGAAATTACGAAGGTGAAAATCCGTTTGGAAGCTATACAACTCCGATTGGTCTTCTCCGGGACGATCCACCGGCGGTGATCGGAGGGATGGCTTGA